The following coding sequences lie in one Nakaseomyces glabratus chromosome I, complete sequence genomic window:
- the SDD3 gene encoding Sdd3p (CAGL0I07535g~Ortholog(s) have cytosol, nucleus localization) yields the protein MTFQKLVNFQLDYAPQFNVAKYISPRTKLQLVHINHKASPLVEGYFAVATECPNDSGVPHTLEHLIFMGSKKYPYKGLLDTLGNLCMSSTNAWTATDQTVYTLTSAGWQGFKKLLPVYLDHLLNPTLTDEACVTEVYHIDPQDFSDKGVVYSEMEGIESQSWFLTSLEKQRLMFPEGSGYRSETGGLTKNLRTLTNDEIKEFHKKMYSPQNLCLIVSGNVPEDELLEIASRWDETLPTYSDASISRPFVDTPDSQIPEKRTQIARSVIEFPEADESQGEILLSWIGEKYDSYERDLAVSMLLEYYTESSISPFNKEMIEIEDPYANSVDYYTDDYLRTIINLNLHGVPTEKLDITVKKAIELMTTHKFDLERMKQVIENSKWDYVLRCEKTPSDTLSQAVISDFLYGKTDGSSLVETLKNLNDYDRIINNWTVQDWEKLRDEIFVENKPVVVIGKPSAKMNEVLEKEKENLLHSREQQFGETGRKELKQKIDNAKKTNDVDIPNTILDMFAIENPAASVDFIKTEGKKHETTREFPLPFHVESFPTDFVEMHCLLNSMYVKDTELLPYYQVFHELFSLPMKSSDGSILSYEQVISQLKDETLETKVTLGLSGACPDLIDIMIKCRAKDYAKAVEWFNHVLFDMIFDESRIKVLLENYLDSIVELKRDGPMMLESITNRNLYSERSLKKSIDPLYAESILEDVLEDIEKGNFESNILPRLETMRSQLRTHFTKFRILVLGDVSKIVSSGGLYEPWNGLLKNMEKDNAEFGDHKIPPAPRPLHFVSDICSKPSGQVFIITTPASESSFMNVVTKVPFDLDYHHPDYPKVCLASEYLQCVEGPFWKGIRGAGLAYGAYMLKLPEINSWGFSIYRGADIIGCYKAGKEIVTSYANGKTKFENRLISGALSSIINSLASMEDNYFNAGLMDYVDNELYNRGPHFKDIFLERLGQVSAAQLEEMMSKYLVNIFQPQHSTIFLSCHPSKLESTQEYFENEGFNVNVEELEEDVDDSDYESDDSDVSMK from the coding sequence ATgacatttcaaaaactgGTGAATTTCCAGCTGGACTATGCTCCTCAGTTCAATGTGGCGAAGTATATCTCGCCCAGAACCAAATTGCAATTGGTTCACATCAACCATAAGGCATCCCCACTTGTAGAGGGTTATTTCGCTGTTGCTACAGAATGTCCAAACGATTCTGGTGTACCACATACGCTTGAACACTTGATTTTCATGGGCTCCAAGAAATATCCTTATAAAGGTTTGCTTGACACCTTGGGTAACCTGTGCATGTCGTCCACCAACGCCTGGACTGCCACCGACCAAACGGTATATACACTAACGAGTGCTGGGTGGCAAGGGTTTAAGAAGCTATTGCCGGTATACTTGGATCACTTATTGAACCCAACTTTAACTGATGAGGCATGTGTTACTGAAGTGTACCACATTGACCCACAGGACTTCTCTGATAAAGGTGTGGTATATAGTGAAATGGAAGGTATAGAATCCCAAAGTTGGTTTTTGACTTCATTGGAAAAGCAAAGATTGATGTTCCCGGAAGGTAGCGGTTACAGGTCAGAAACTGGTGGTTTAACTAAGAACTTGAGAACACTTACAAATGATGAGATCAAAGAATTTCATAAAAAGATGTATTCTCCACAAAATCTGTGTTTAATTGTATCTGGTAATGTACCTGAAGATGAACTGCTGGAGATAGCAAGTAGATGGGATGAAACATTGCCTACTTATAGTGATGCATCCATAAGCAGACCTTTCGTGGACACACCAGACTCTCAAATCCCAGAGAAAAGAACTCAGATCGCAAGGTCTGTAATTGAATTTCCGGAAGCTGATGAATCTCAAGGTGAAATACTACTCTCCTGGATTGGTGAGAAATATGATTCTTACGAGAGAGATTTGGCTGTTTCTATGCTATTGGAATACTACACCGAGTCTAGTATCTCACCCTTCAATAAAGAAATGATTGAGATTGAGGATCCATATGCTAATTCAGTAGACTACTATACTGATGACTACCTAAGAACAATCATCAACTTGAATTTGCATGGTGTTCCAACGGAAAAACTCGACATTACTGTAAAGAAAGCAATAGAGTTAATGACTACACACaaatttgatcttgaaagAATGAAACAGGTCATTGAAAATTCCAAATGGGACTACGTATTGAGGTGTGAAAAGACACCAAGTGATACCTTGTCTCAAGCTGTAATTTCCGACTTTTTGTATGGTAAAACTGATGGATCATCATTGGTTGAAACgctgaaaaatttaaatgATTACGATAgaataattaataattgGACAGTTCAGGACTGGGAAAAACTCAGGGATGAgatatttgttgaaaacAAGCCAGTTGTTGTTATTGGGAAGCCAAGTGCTAAAATGAATGAAGTTCTAGAAAAAGAGAAGGAGAATTTACTACACAGCAGAGAACAACAATTTGGCGAAACTGGtagaaaagaattgaaacaaaagattGACAAtgcaaagaaaacaaaCGACGTCGACATACCAAACACTATTCTGGATATGTTTGCAATCGAAAATCCTGCTGCTAGTGTTGACTTTATCAAGACAGAGGGAAAGAAGCATGAAACTACTAGAGAATTTCCATTACCATTCCATGTTGAGAGTTTTCCAACTGATTTCGTTGAAATGCACTGCTTATTGAATTCCATGTATGTTAAAGACACTGAACTATTACCATACTACCAGGTTTTTCATGAATTGTTTTCTCTACCTATGAAGTCCAGTGATGGCTCCATCTTGTCGTATGAGCAAGTAATTTCACAGCTAAAAGACGAGACATTAGAAACTAAAGTTACATTGGGGCTTTCTGGAGCTTGCCCTGACTTAATTGATATAATGATTAAATGTAGAGCCAAAGACTATGCTAAAGCCGTTGAGTGGTTCAATCATGTCTTATTTGATATGATTTTTGATGAATCAAGGATCAAAGTCCTGCTGGAGAATTATTTGGATTCTATTGTTGAACTAAAGAGGGATGGACCCATGATGCTTGAGTCGATTACGAATAGAAATCTATATTCTGAAAGatctttgaagaagtcgATTGATCCTTTATATGCTGAAAGTATTCTTGAAGATGTCTtagaagatattgaaaaaggaaACTTTGAAAGTAATATTCTGCCTAGACTAGAAACAATGAGATCTCAATTACGGACTCATTTCACAAAGTTCAGAATTCTGGTTTTAGGAGATGTCTCCAAAATAGTAAGTAGCGGTGGCTTATACGAACCATGGAATGGtttattaaaaaatatggaGAAGGATAATGCTGAATTTGGTGACCATAAAATTCCTCCAGCACCAAGGCCATTACACTTTGTTTCAGATATTTGTTCTAAGCCAAGCGGTCaggtttttattattacaaCACCGGCATCTGAATCATCTTTTATGAATGTGGTAACGAAAGTTCCATTTGACCTTGATTATCATCACCCCGATTATCCCAAGGTATGCCTAGCATCCGAGTATTTGCAATGTGTAGAGGGTCCTTTCTGGAAGGGCATCAGAGGTGCTGGTTTGGCTTATGGTGCCTATATGTTAAAGCTACCGGAAATTAACTCCTGGGGATTTAGCATCTATAGAGGTGCAGATATTATTGGTTGTTATAAGGcaggaaaagaaattgttaCGTCCTATGCTAATGGTAAGACAAAGTTCGAGAATAGGTTGATTAGTGGTGCCTTGAGTAGCATTATTAATAGTCTAGCAAGTATGGAAGATAATTACTTTAATGCTGGTTTGATGGATTATGTGGACAACGAGCTATATAATAGAGGTCCGcatttcaaagatattttCTTAGAAAGATTGGGACAGGTTTCAGCTGCTCAGCTAGAGGAGATGATGAGCAAATATCTGGTAAATATCTTCCAGCCACAACATAGTACAATCTTTTTAAGTTGCCATCCTTCAAAGCTTGAGTCCACACAAGAGTATTTTGAGAATGAAGGTTTTAATGTTAATGTGGAAGAGTTAGAAGAGGATGTGGATGACAGTGATTATGAATCAGATGACAGTGATGTCAGTATGAAATAA
- the RIB3 gene encoding 3,4-dihydroxy-2-butanone-4-phosphate synthase RIB3 (CAGL0I07557g~Ortholog(s) have cytosol, nucleus localization) — MVQFMEIKDAIEHFKQNKFVIVMDDEDRENEGDLICAAANVTPEHIAFLVRHSSGYVCTPMSNKIADRLDLPLMRDNLKCESADDDRHGTAYTITVDVSEGTTTGISAHDRALTCAKLADPSAKPKDFLKPGHICPLRAKDGGVITRQGHTEAAVDLCRLSGLPEVGVICELVNDRDGSMMRLNDCAEFGKKFDIPIITIQSLIKYIKENNL, encoded by the coding sequence ATGGTTCAATTTATGGAAATCAAGGATGCTATTGAGCATTTCAAGCAGAACAAGTTCGTCATTGTCatggatgatgaagacaGAGAGAATGAAGGTGACCTGATCTGTGCCGCTGCTAATGTCACACCGGAACACATTGCTTTCCTAGTGAGACACTCTTCTGGTTACGTTTGTACGCCAATGAGCAATAAAATTGCCGACAGACTGGATTTGCCACTAATGAGAGACAACCTGAAGTGTGAGAGTGCTGACGACGACAGACACGGAACTGCTTACACCATCACTGTAGATGTCAGCGAAGGTACCACCACTGGTATTTCCGCCCATGACAGAGCGCTAACCTGTGCGAAGCTAGCTGACCCTTCTGCTAAGCCAAAGGACTTCTTGAAGCCAGGTCACATCTGCCCATTGAGAGCTAAGGACGGTGGTGTTATCACAAGACAAGGTCATACCGAAGCTGCTGTTGACCTGTGTAGATTATCTGGTCTGCCTGAAGTTGGTGTCATCTGTGAATTAGTTAACGATAGAGATGGGTCCATGATGAGATTAAATGATTGTGCAGAATTCGGTAAGAAGTTCGACATTCCAATCATTACCATCCAaagtttgataaaataCATCAAGGAAAACAACTTGTGA
- the COQ3 gene encoding hexaprenyldihydroxybenzoate methyltransferase (CAGL0I07601g~Ortholog(s) have 3-demethylubiquinone-6 3-O-methyltransferase activity, hexaprenyldihydroxybenzoate methyltransferase activity and role in ubiquinone biosynthetic process) — MMNRFTSRISRLQLGRVAKRLKSTEASQDEIHHFQELAPTWWDPHGPQRILHLMNNARLDFIQRTLRSCVKVDNPDIFIPGFDHTSFLPRYVSNNIERELTEEINDQLVHKQYSVLDIGCGGGILGESMARLPFVKRVTGIDLTPEVIEVAKQHSLQDPAILDKLDYKLMPLEKVQEKFDIVTCFEMLEHVDYPSEILKHAWNRLHQGGILYLSTINRDPISWFTTIFMGEDVLKIVPKGTHHLNKYINSREVKNWFKKNHAHRHEILDCKGTMYLPLKGWVEHDCQDIGNYFMAIRKL; from the coding sequence ATGATGAACCGTTTCACCTCCAGAATTAGTAGATTACAGCTGGGCCGTGTTGCTAAGAGGTTAAAGAGTACAGAAGCTTCGCAAGATGAAATTCATCATTTCCAAGAATTGGCACCTACTTGGTGGGATCCCCATGGACCTCAACGTATATTACATCTTATGAATAATGCTAGACTGGATTTCATTCAACGTACACTGCGCAGCTGTGTTAAGGTTGATAATCCTGATATCTTCATTCCGGGATTCGACCACACCAGCTTTTTGCCCAGATATGTTTCTAACAACATAGAAAGAGAATTGACAGAGGAGATTAATGACCAATTGGTCCATAAGCAATATTCAGTTCTGGATATTGGATGTGGTGGAGGCATATTGGGAGAATCAATGGCACGTCTCCCATTTGTGAAAAGGGTCACAGGTATTGATTTGACTCCTGAAGTGATCGAAGTGGCTAAACAGCACTCTTTACAGGATCCTGCTATTTTGGATAAACTGGATTACAAGCTAATGCCTTTAGAAAAGGTCCAGGAgaaatttgatattgttaccTGCTTTGAAATGCTAGAACATGTAGATTATCCATCCGAAATATTAAAACATGCATGGAATAGACTACATCAAGGAGGCATATTATATCTAAGCACTATTAACAGAGATCCTATTTCTTGGTTCACTACTATATTTATGGGAGAAGACGTACTAAAGATTGTTCCAAAGGGTACACACCACTTAAACAAGTATATTAACTCCAGAGAAGTGAAGAACTGGTTTAAGAAAAATCATGCACATAGACACGAAATTCTGGATTGTAAGGGTACCATGTATCTACCACTAAAAGGTTGGGTGGAACACGATTGTCAAGATATTGGAAACTACTTTATGGCAATAAGGAAActataa
- the WRS1 gene encoding tryptophan--tRNA ligase WRS1 (CAGL0I07579g~Ortholog(s) have tryptophan-tRNA ligase activity and cytosol localization): protein MSEVDKVTKEVENLKTADKDQVVTPWDVEGAVDESGVAQAIDYDKLIKQFGTKAITQETLDRFEKVTGQKPHHFLRKGLFFSERDFNKILDLYEQGKPFFLYTGRGPSSGSMHMGHLVPFMFTKWLQDVFDCALVIELTDDEKFLFKPKLTIDDVKGFARENARDIIAVGFNPENTFIFSDLEYMGGAFYENVVRVSRQITGSTAKAVFGFTDSDCIGKFHFASIQIATAFPSSFPDVLGLPPKTPCLIPCAIDQDPYFRVCRDVADKLKYSKPALIHSRFFPALQGSTTKMSASDDTSAIFMTDTPKQIQKKINKYAFSGGQVSIELHREKGGDPDVDVAYQYMSFFEDNEEFLKETAEKYRSGELLSGEMKKYCIERLQKVVKEFQDRRANVSDEVLDKFMKPHKLVWGQKERLVAPKPKEKK from the coding sequence ATGTCTGAAGTTGATAAAGTTACCAAGGAGGTTGAAAACCTTAAGACTGCCGACAAAGATCAAGTTGTCACGCCATGGGATGTTGAAGGTGCCGTTGATGAAAGTGGTGTTGCACAAGCCATTGATTATGATAAGTTGATCAAGCAATTTGGTACCAAAGCTATTACACAAGAGACTTTGGATAGATTTGAGAAGGTTACTGGTCAAAAGCCACACCACTTTTTGCGTAAGGGTCTTTTTTTCAGTGAGCGTGACTTTAACAAGATTCTAGATCTATATGAACAAGGAAAGCCATTTTTCTTGTACACAGGTAGGGGTCCATCCAGTGGCTCTATGCACATGGGCCATCTTGTTCCATTCATGTTTACTAAGTGGCTGCAAGATGTCTTCGATTGTGCTTTGGTCATTGAGTTGACTGATGACGAGAAATTCCTATTTAAGCCAAAGCTAACAATTGATGATGTTAAGGGATTTGCCCGTGAGAATGCCCGTGATATTATTGCTGTTGGTTTCAATCCAGAGAACACATTCATCTTTTCTGATTTGGAATATATGGGTGGCGCTTTTTATGAAAATGTTGTGCGTGTTTCAAGACAGATTACTGGTTCTACCGCAAAGGCTGTTTTTGGTTTCACAGATTCTGACTGTATAGGTAAGTTCCATTTTGCTTCTATTCAAATTGCTACAGCTTTCCCAAGCTCCTTCCCTGACGTTCTTGGTCTTCCACCAAAGACTCCATGTTTGATCCCATGTGCTATTGACCAAGACCCATACTTCAGAGTATGTAGAGATGTTGCTGATAAATTAAAGTATTCCAAGCCAGCTTTGATCCATTCCAGATTTTTCCCTGCTTTGCAAGGTTCCACTACAAAGATGAGTGCTTCCGATGACACATCTGCCATTTTCATGACTGATACTCCAAAgcaaattcaaaagaagatcaaCAAATATGCCTTTAGTGGTGGCCAAGTTTCCATTGAACTGCATAGAGAGAAGGGAGGTGACCCAGATGTTGATGTCGCTTACCAATACATGTCATTCTTTGAGgacaatgaagaatttttgaagGAGACCGCCGAAAAATATAGAAGTGGTGAGTTGCTATCTGGTgagatgaagaagtacTGTATTGAAAGACTACAGAAGGTTGTCAAGGAGTTCCAAGACCGTAGGGCTAATGTCAGCGACGAAGTCTTGGATAAATTCATGAAGCCTCACAAGCTTGTCTGGGgtcaaaaagaaagactAGTGGCTCCAAAGCccaaagagaagaaataa